The following DNA comes from Gloeomargarita sp. SRBZ-1_bins_9.
ATGACGACCCCCTGGAGCGGGAGTTTTACCAGGACCTTTATGATTTTCTTCAGGGCCAATACACGCCCAAGCCGCTACCCTAAAGGTAAGGTGGCCTGCCCTGGAACCCATGACCCCCGACGCCATACCCACGCAAATCCTCCTCAATCCGACCACGGAATTCCTGGGGGAGTTTCTGTTGCCCGACCAACCCCAACCGGGACATGCCCTGGAAGTCAACGGCCAGCTCTATATGGTCTTAGAGCGCCGCCATCGCTACCAATACCGGGGGGGCCGCTACCAACTCCACAAAATGGCCCTGCTGGTGCAAGTAGCCCACCCGGACCGCAACCGCTGGCGGGGTCAATGGATCATCGGCGATGGACGCTGTCTCTACAATGCCCGGTCGGAACTTTTGCGCTGTGCCGTCAATCCCCTAGGGCCATGCCAGGGCTGCGCGAGTTTTGAACCGGCTTCCGGTACAATCGCAAATGGCCCGTCGGGCAAGTAAGGTGCAGTGTTGGACCTCAAATTAATTCGGGAACAGCCGGAGCAGGTGGCGGCGCGGTTGGCGACTCGGCAGATGGCCATTGACCTGGAACCCCTCTTGGCTTTGGATGCCCAGGTGCGCCAGCGGGAAAAACAACGCGCCCAACTCCAGGCCGAGAGCAATGACATCGGCAAACGGGTGGGGCAACTGCTGCGCAGCGGCGGCGACCCCGACACCATTGCCCAACTGCGGGAACGGGGACAGGAAATTAAACACCTGCTGGCGACCCTGGAGCAGGAGGAACGGGAACTGCGCCACCAACTGCAGGACCTCCTGTTGCAGTTGCCCAATCTGC
Coding sequences within:
- a CDS encoding DUF6464 family protein; this encodes MTPDAIPTQILLNPTTEFLGEFLLPDQPQPGHALEVNGQLYMVLERRHRYQYRGGRYQLHKMALLVQVAHPDRNRWRGQWIIGDGRCLYNARSELLRCAVNPLGPCQGCASFEPASGTIANGPSGK